The genomic segment AGACGATCTCGAGCATGGGCAGGCGCTCGTAGCTCACCAGCGCCGAATTGATCAGCGCCTGCACGCCAGACAACTCGACATTGCTGCCGGCGCTGGCATCGAACCCGAGGAGGCTGTCGATCTCGTCCTGGTTGAGGACGCGGTCGGCGGTGTCGCCGGCATCGAGCCCTGCCCCGTCATTGTCGAGCATCGCCGCCCATTCGGCGCTCAGCCCGGAATCGCTCGATTCAGAGGAGTCGGAGGAACCGCCCTTGGTGATCTCGTCGAGATTCCACTCGTCCGAAATCTTGTCCTTGTCGTTCGGCCCCGCCATCACTGCACCAGGATGTCTTTGAAGAGGACGTTCTCCACATGCGCGGGCGCGATGGCCACGTTCACGCGGCGGAGCAGTTCCTCCTTGAGCCGGTAGATGCCGGCCGAGCCGTCCAGGTCGCTCTTGCGCAGCTCGCGCAGGTAGACCTGGAACGCGTCCACCACCTTGGCCATGCGCGGCTGGATGGACTTCATCATCTCTTCGTCGGCAACTTCAAGCGCTATGGTCAGCTTCATGAAGTTCTCGGTCCCTTCCGGGCTCGAGAGATTCACCGTCATTTCGGGCAGGTTGAAGATGAAGGTATGTGGAGCGGCCGCTGCCGAGGCGGTGTCTTCCACCGTCGCGTTAGGCTTGTTGGCGAACAGGAAGAAATAGCTCCCCGCGCCAATCACGATCACGGCGGCCGCAACGCCCGCGATCAATAGCATACGGCCGCGACCATTCTTCTTGGTCGCAGCGGACGCACCAGCGCCCTCTTCGATTTCGGCTTCAGCCGCCATAGTCCTGAAAAGCCCCCAGAGCCCCTG from the Youhaiella tibetensis genome contains:
- a CDS encoding flagellar basal body-associated FliL family protein, which codes for MAAEAEIEEGAGASAATKKNGRGRMLLIAGVAAAVIVIGAGSYFFLFANKPNATVEDTASAAAAPHTFIFNLPEMTVNLSSPEGTENFMKLTIALEVADEEMMKSIQPRMAKVVDAFQVYLRELRKSDLDGSAGIYRLKEELLRRVNVAIAPAHVENVLFKDILVQ